One Saccharopolyspora erythraea NRRL 2338 genomic region harbors:
- a CDS encoding alpha-ketoacid dehydrogenase subunit beta, giving the protein MAQVLNTALRDALRSDPSVHVMGEDVGALGGVFRITDGLAAEFGDDRCADTPLAEAGILGTAVGMAMNGLRPVVEMQFDSFAYPAFEQLVSHVARMRNRTKGRMPLPITIRIPYGGGIGAVEHHSDSSEAYYMHTPGLHVVCPGTHADAYGLLRASIASDDPVVFLEPKRLYWSKAQWTPDADLDVDPVGVAAVRRHGTSATLITYGPSLPVCMEAAEEAEQEGWRLEVLDLRSLVPFDDETVCAAVRRTGRAVVVHESAGFAGAGAEIAARITERCFHHLEAPILRVAGLDIPYPPPMLENHHLPSVDRILDAVARLQWESGAPEGAS; this is encoded by the coding sequence ATGGCACAGGTGCTCAACACAGCGCTGCGGGATGCTCTTCGCTCCGACCCCTCCGTGCACGTCATGGGCGAGGATGTGGGCGCTCTCGGAGGGGTGTTCCGGATCACCGACGGGCTGGCCGCCGAGTTCGGCGACGACCGTTGCGCGGACACACCACTGGCAGAGGCCGGGATCCTGGGGACCGCCGTGGGAATGGCGATGAACGGTCTGCGCCCGGTGGTAGAGATGCAGTTCGACTCCTTCGCGTACCCGGCGTTCGAGCAGCTGGTCAGCCATGTCGCCCGCATGCGTAACCGGACGAAGGGCCGCATGCCGCTGCCGATCACCATCCGCATCCCATATGGCGGCGGAATCGGTGCGGTCGAGCACCACAGCGACTCCTCGGAGGCTTATTACATGCACACGCCGGGGCTGCACGTGGTCTGCCCAGGCACCCATGCCGACGCCTACGGTCTCCTGCGGGCGTCGATCGCCTCCGACGACCCGGTGGTGTTCCTGGAGCCCAAGAGACTGTACTGGTCCAAAGCCCAGTGGACGCCCGACGCAGACCTGGACGTCGATCCGGTCGGTGTCGCGGCGGTCCGTCGTCACGGGACTTCCGCGACGCTTATCACCTACGGACCGAGCCTGCCGGTGTGCATGGAAGCGGCAGAGGAGGCCGAGCAGGAGGGCTGGCGGCTCGAAGTGCTGGACCTTCGCTCGTTGGTGCCGTTCGACGACGAAACGGTGTGTGCAGCCGTGCGCAGGACCGGACGCGCCGTCGTGGTGCACGAGTCGGCCGGCTTCGCGGGAGCGGGTGCGGAGATCGCGGCGCGCATCACCGAACGGTGCTTCCACCACCTTGAAGCGCCGATTCTACGCGTCGCGGGGCTGGACATCCCGTACCCGCCGCCGATGCTCGAGAACCATCACCTGCCTTCCGTCGACCGGATTCTCGATGCCGTGGCCCGCCTGCAATGGGAGTCGGGCGCACCCGAGGGAGCGAGCTGA
- a CDS encoding thiamine pyrophosphate-dependent enzyme, translating to MTTVIQKTGATASVKQEPPRTDPSALLPEREPFRVLGTARSADTDTGLLHTLYRDVVRGRRYNQQATALAKQGRLAVYPSTTGQEACEVAAARALSPQDWIFPTYRDTLAAIVRGVDPVEALAVMRGDWHHGYDPHEHRVAPLSTPLATQLPHAVGFARAARLKGEDTVVLAMVGDGGTSEGDFHEAVNFAAVWQAPVVFLVQNNGFAISVPLAKQTAALALADKAAGYGIPGRLVDGNDVAAVHQVLTAAVENARHGGGPTLVEAVTYRIDPHTNSDDDSRYRDPSDADTWREHDPVLVLERCLSDMGVLSDADIEDAARSADDFAADLRERHGHPPNPDPMTLFSHVFAEKTSQLREQEAMVRAELQAEGSDQP from the coding sequence GTGACCACGGTGATTCAGAAGACCGGTGCCACCGCGTCGGTGAAGCAGGAACCGCCACGGACCGACCCGTCCGCCTTGCTTCCGGAACGAGAACCGTTCCGCGTCCTCGGCACTGCCCGATCCGCCGACACCGACACCGGACTGCTGCACACGCTGTACAGGGATGTCGTACGGGGCCGGCGCTACAACCAGCAGGCGACCGCACTGGCGAAGCAGGGCAGGCTCGCCGTCTATCCCTCGACCACCGGTCAAGAGGCGTGTGAAGTCGCGGCTGCCCGCGCTTTGTCGCCGCAGGACTGGATCTTCCCCACCTACCGAGACACGCTTGCCGCCATCGTCCGCGGCGTCGACCCCGTCGAAGCCCTGGCGGTGATGCGCGGGGACTGGCACCACGGCTACGACCCGCACGAGCATCGGGTCGCCCCGCTGAGCACGCCGCTTGCCACCCAGCTCCCGCACGCGGTCGGCTTCGCGCGGGCTGCCCGGCTGAAGGGCGAAGACACCGTCGTCCTCGCCATGGTGGGCGATGGCGGCACAAGCGAGGGCGACTTCCACGAGGCCGTCAACTTCGCTGCCGTGTGGCAGGCACCGGTGGTCTTCCTGGTACAGAACAACGGCTTCGCCATCTCCGTCCCGCTGGCCAAGCAGACCGCCGCACTGGCGCTGGCGGACAAGGCTGCCGGCTACGGGATTCCCGGACGCCTTGTCGACGGCAACGACGTGGCCGCCGTTCACCAGGTACTGACCGCCGCCGTGGAAAACGCCCGCCACGGCGGCGGGCCGACCCTGGTGGAGGCCGTCACCTACCGCATCGATCCGCACACCAACTCCGACGACGACAGCCGCTACCGCGACCCGTCGGACGCCGACACGTGGCGCGAGCACGACCCCGTTCTCGTCCTGGAGAGGTGCCTGAGCGACATGGGAGTCCTCAGTGACGCCGACATCGAGGACGCGGCTCGCTCGGCCGACGACTTCGCAGCCGACCTGCGCGAGCGCCACGGCCACCCGCCGAACCCCGATCCGATGACGCTGTTCTCGCATGTCTTCGCCGAGAAGACATCGCAGTTGCGCGAGCAGGAAGCGATGGTGCGAGCCGAGTTGCAGGCGGAAGGGAGCGACCAACCGTGA